The proteins below come from a single Limosilactobacillus reuteri genomic window:
- a CDS encoding fibronectin type III domain-containing protein produces MSTYGLKDASNITFVKRGTTTPVLYIDYANQTNTQWQSNRVYAKKKGTQAIAWDSARTGKLTIQTEMFDLRLLAMMAGDDDLHKGTNTIFKRKVFQLRGDRLIDLGAKPVEGSVSVFRVDDKDKREHITEIPMLVSGDAGSVPQMVTDVAVSAKDTTATITWSSTANATSYIVYRNGVATGYPVGTSFNDSNLTPETEYKYTVVAKNEAGQSVQSAEVVITTATSGTKEAGAAVKATGDAIKKAQENASGANLNGLYFKMTDGGNGIQLSDEAVVGAAYAVYYVVKQDGVSSYTINALKFATNYEIYADAVIRSQDGEDKFAQIHFTNVKPAANVTFNQNSEQVTSLSLEFDLLADENNDQAIYEYIE; encoded by the coding sequence AGCGTGGTACTACTACTCCCGTTTTATACATTGATTACGCAAACCAAACAAATACGCAATGGCAATCTAACCGTGTATATGCCAAGAAGAAGGGTACACAAGCAATTGCATGGGACTCTGCACGGACTGGTAAGTTAACCATTCAAACTGAAATGTTTGATCTTCGGCTCTTGGCAATGATGGCCGGTGACGATGATTTACATAAGGGAACAAATACTATCTTTAAGCGAAAAGTATTCCAATTACGAGGAGATCGCTTAATTGATTTAGGCGCAAAGCCAGTTGAAGGTTCTGTATCTGTATTCCGTGTAGACGACAAGGATAAGCGTGAACACATTACTGAAATCCCTATGTTAGTTTCTGGAGACGCTGGTTCAGTTCCACAAATGGTAACTGATGTTGCTGTTTCTGCTAAGGACACAACTGCAACAATTACTTGGAGTTCTACAGCCAATGCAACTAGTTATATTGTTTACCGAAATGGAGTAGCTACTGGATACCCTGTTGGTACTTCATTTAACGACTCAAACTTAACTCCTGAAACAGAATACAAGTACACAGTTGTTGCTAAGAATGAAGCAGGACAATCAGTTCAATCTGCTGAAGTAGTTATTACTACTGCTACATCAGGTACTAAAGAAGCCGGCGCTGCTGTTAAGGCAACTGGAGATGCAATCAAGAAGGCACAAGAAAATGCTAGCGGGGCTAACTTAAATGGCTTGTACTTCAAGATGACTGATGGTGGAAACGGAATTCAACTTTCTGATGAAGCCGTTGTCGGTGCTGCTTACGCAGTGTACTACGTTGTAAAGCAAGACGGTGTATCTTCCTACACTATCAATGCACTTAAGTTTGCAACTAACTATGAAATTTACGCCGATGCCGTAATTCGTTCCCAGGACGGTGAAGATAAGTTTGCGCAAATTCACTTTACTAATGTAAAGCCTGCTGCAAATGTAACATTCAACCAAAACTCAGAACAAGTAACTTCCCTTTCATTGGAATTTGACTTGTTGGCTGATGAAAATAACGACCAAGCTATTTACGAATACATCGAATAG